A window of Streptomyces armeniacus contains these coding sequences:
- a CDS encoding hemolysin family protein gives MTAVQVFIGLLTLVVNAAFVGGEFALISVRRSQIEPLAEQGDRRARSVLWGLEHVSALLATAQLGITLCNLVLGVVAEPVIAHLLEPLFHSVGVPEGLIHPVSFAIALAVATYLHMLFGEMVPKNIALAEPQRTAMVLGPPLVALSRALRPVVFSVNAFANGLLKLIRVEPRNEVESTFSDDELARMVADSSEAGLLDERSTERLRDALELGRRPVSEVARPLDRAVTAPLGISPEELERLSVSSGFSRFPVVDRNGRALGYLHVKDALDATPREEAFPLTAMRPIALVRATMPLDDVLGAMRGSGTHLAAVIGPDGRAAGLVTMEDVLRQLVGRPLTG, from the coding sequence ATGACCGCCGTGCAGGTGTTCATCGGGCTGCTGACGCTGGTCGTCAACGCGGCCTTCGTCGGCGGCGAGTTCGCCCTGATCTCCGTCCGGCGCAGCCAGATCGAACCGCTCGCCGAGCAGGGCGACCGGCGGGCCCGCAGCGTGCTGTGGGGCCTGGAGCACGTGTCCGCGCTGCTGGCCACGGCCCAGCTGGGCATCACCCTGTGCAACCTGGTGCTGGGTGTGGTCGCGGAGCCCGTGATCGCGCATCTGCTGGAGCCGCTGTTCCACTCGGTGGGCGTGCCGGAAGGGCTGATCCACCCGGTGTCGTTCGCCATCGCGCTGGCCGTGGCGACGTATCTGCACATGCTGTTCGGCGAGATGGTCCCGAAGAACATCGCGCTGGCCGAGCCGCAGCGCACCGCGATGGTGCTGGGGCCGCCGCTGGTCGCGCTGTCCCGCGCGCTGCGTCCGGTGGTGTTCTCGGTCAACGCGTTCGCGAACGGGCTGCTGAAGCTCATCCGGGTGGAGCCGCGTAACGAGGTCGAGTCGACGTTCTCGGACGACGAACTCGCCCGTATGGTCGCCGACTCCAGCGAGGCCGGGCTGCTGGACGAGCGCTCCACGGAACGGTTGCGGGACGCGCTGGAGCTCGGCCGCAGGCCGGTCTCCGAAGTGGCGCGCCCGCTGGACCGGGCCGTGACGGCGCCGCTGGGCATCAGCCCCGAGGAGTTGGAGCGGCTGTCCGTCAGCTCCGGCTTCTCCCGCTTCCCCGTGGTGGACCGCAACGGGCGGGCGCTCGGCTACCTGCACGTCAAGGACGCGCTGGACGCCACCCCGCGCGAGGAGGCGTTCCCGCTGACGGCGATGCGGCCGATCGCACTCGTACGGGCGACGATGCCGCTCGACGACGTGCTCGGCGCGATGCGCGGCAGCGGCACCCACCTCGCGGCGGTGATCGGGCCGGACGGGCGCGCGGCCGGGCTGGTCACCATGGAGGACGTGCTGCGGCAGCTGGTGGGGCGGCCGCTGACGGGCTGA